A window of Hevea brasiliensis isolate MT/VB/25A 57/8 chromosome 14, ASM3005281v1, whole genome shotgun sequence contains these coding sequences:
- the LOC131173396 gene encoding putative disease resistance protein At3g14460, giving the protein MVVMYPIIGAVGQGTRLESIAERLDNNTSLESIEIRYLQNLNSLPENLHMLSNLHHIWICQYPHLISFPQGGLPIIHLKSVTVEDCEKLETFPDNVRNLTSLQTLMIINCASFVSFPQGGLPINLETLEVESCEKLETLPNNMHYLTSLQELTMKNRPGIISFPEEGFPTNLTSLCIIKNVEICTALFNWGLHRLTSLKNLVITGRCPGVVSFPQDEIDMNLPTCLTSLTVEGFEDLKYLLTKVFKALPYLNV; this is encoded by the coding sequence ATGGTTGTCATGTATCCCATAATTGGTGCAGTTGGACAAGGTACAAGGTTAGAGTCAATAGCTGAAAGGTTGGACAACAACACATCTCTTGAATCTATTGAAATCAGATATCTTCAAAATCTTAATTCTTTACCAGAGAACTTGCACATGCTCTCCAATCTCCACCATATTTGGATATGTCAATATCCACATCTCATTTCTTTCCCTCAAGGAGGATTGCCCATCATCCATCTGAAAAGTGTTACAGTTGAAGACTGCGAGAAACTCGAGACCTTTCCTGATAACGTGCGCAATCTCACATCTCTTCAAACATTGATGATAATTAATTGCGCAAGTTTTGTCTCTTTCCCTCAGGGAGGGTTGCCCATCAATCTAGAAACACTTGAAGTTGAATCATGTGAGAAACTCGAGACCCTTCCTAATAACATGCACTATCTCACATCCCTTCAAGAATTGACAATGAAGAATCGCCCAGGCATTATATCCTTTCCAGAAGAAGGTTTCCCCACCAACCTGACTTCACTTTGTATTATTAAAAACGTCGAGATCTGCACTGCTCTGTTTAATTGGGGTTTGCACAGGCTCACCTCTCTCAAGAACCTCGTTATTACTGGCAGATGTCCTGGTGTGGTGTCCTTTCCACAGGATGAGATAGATATGAATTTGCCTACCTGTCTTACCAGCCTTACAGTCGAAGGATTCGAAGATCTGAAATA